One Hordeum vulgare subsp. vulgare chromosome 4H, MorexV3_pseudomolecules_assembly, whole genome shotgun sequence DNA window includes the following coding sequences:
- the LOC123447380 gene encoding uncharacterized protein LOC123447380, giving the protein MHSPHYCSTSLFSHLRGFRSGGIPIENPYIGTPLLPVLGAAATLAYTILYTSMERASSTWFHAQAAAAAEADLLLASTPVGRRLDRYDEEAQTVCVDGKKVRLFQCLFCDKTFLKSQALGGHQNAHRKDRLAGFLGDPYSNDTPLGGAATGPSRDSAAGWSMCTYITSHGGGAAAAPATDDCRLERWGGGRAPRFVEPAPVMDPSTGRDGVVGWSRASIPSSGGGEALDLELRL; this is encoded by the coding sequence ATGCACAGTCCGCACTACTGTAGCACATCTCTGTTTTCTCACTTGAGAGGATTTAGGAGTGGTGGTATACCCATCGAGAATCCATATATAGGAACGCCGCTGCTACCAGTCCTAGGAGCAGCAGCTACCTTGGCATACACAATATTATATACCTCGATGGAGAGAGCCTCGTCGACGTGGTTCCATGCGCAAGCGGCGGCCGCGGCGGAGGCGGATCTATTGCTGGCGTCGACGCCGGTGGGCCGAAGGCTAGACCGGTACGACGAGGAAGCGCAGACGGTGTGCGTGGACGGCAAGAAGGTGCGGCTGTTCCAGTGCCTCTTCTGCGACAAGACTTTCCTCAAGTCGCAGGCGCTCGGCGGCCACCAGAACGCGCACCGCAAGGACCGCCTCGCCGGATTCCTCGGCGACCCCTACAGCAACGACACCCCGTTGGGAGGTGCCGCCACCGGGCCGTCGCGCGATTCCGCCGCCGGCTGGTCCATGTGCACTTATATCACCTCGCACGGCGGTGGTGCCGCAGCGGCTCCAGCCACCGATGACTGCAGGCTGGAGAGGTGGGGAGGCGGCCGCGCTCCACGCTTCGTGGAACCCGCGCCGGTCATGGACCCATCCACTGGCCGCGACGGCGTGGTGGGCTGGTCAAGGGCCTCCATCcctagcagcggcggcggcgaggcgctGGACCTCGAGCtgcgcctctag